Proteins from a genomic interval of Papaver somniferum cultivar HN1 chromosome 4, ASM357369v1, whole genome shotgun sequence:
- the LOC113276421 gene encoding uncharacterized protein LOC113276421: protein MVIWHNILSAVNKVSKLLQTEDIDINCAIQQLKGLASYLDTYRADGFQQGIAETELIAAKMGIQPVFQEKRFIYKMYPFGESASNEVRLSPKESFRINYFLYILNQDISSMSTRFKQFEIYEENFGFLFDVHKIYHIDDGSLKESCMKLEGYLQHGSSKDIDGMDLFLELKMLTCIVPASMKKTQRCAEFSKDYGWPFFLSKCVGSFQDLANYTGYRCICRKSVF from the coding sequence ATGGTTATTTGGCATAATATTTTATCAGCCGTGAATAAGGTTAGTAAACTTCTGCAAACAGAAGATATTGATATTAATTGTGCTATTCAACAGTTAAAGGGACTCGCTTCCTATCTTGATACATATCGAGCAGATGGATTTCAACAAGGGATTGCTGAAACTGAACTTATTGCTGCTAAAATGGGCATTCAACCTGTTTTCCAAGAGAAGCGCTTTATCTATAAAATGTATCCATTTGGAGAAAGTGCGAGTAATGAGGTACGTCTATCACCTAAAGAATCTTTTAGGATTAACTATTTCTTGTACATATTGAATCAAGATATTTCATCAATGAGTACTAGGTTTAAACAATTTGAAATCTACGAAGAGAACTTTGGATTCTTATTTGATGTGCATAAGATATACCATATTGATGATGGAAGCTTAAAAGAATCATGTATGAAGCTTGAAGGTTATCTGCAGCATGGATCTTCAAAAGATATCGATGGAATGGATTTGTTTTTGGAATTGAAAATGTTGACATGTATTGTTCCAGCTTCTATGAAAAAAACCCAAAGATGTGCTGAATTTTCTAAAGATTATGGATGGCCCTTCTTCTTATCCAAATGCGTGGGTAGCTTTCAGGATCTTGCTAACTATACCGGTTACCGTTGCATCTGCAGAAAGAGCGTTTTCTAA